Proteins from a single region of Humidesulfovibrio mexicanus:
- a CDS encoding glycosyltransferase family 4 protein — translation MDILMLHQNFPGQFRRLAGRLAAIGHRVRAMGERHAPGLPGIPMTRYEIRKEPKAGHRYLNTVTAAAIRGEAVAKGLVQLAKQGYRPDVVLAHPGWGEALYVKDALPQARLVSLFEFYYRAQGADVGFEPGAAVGLDTLATLTSRNLLHLMNLERCDAGVSPTHWQKSLHPARYHDKISVVHEGIDTAAMSPEPAARLTLRDGRVLKVGDPVVTYVARHLEPYRGFHVFLRALPEIQRRNPQALTVVVGGDNVSYGRKPEGAANWREKLLSEVGDRLDMTRVVFTGQLPYAAYRALLRVSAAHVYLTYPFVLSWSALEAMSCGCLLVASNTPPVAEVMRHGDNALLFDFFDQQGLVERVSEALERPGELAPLRTAARRAIRNGYGVERGLAGYMALLGASQPPTTSPKP, via the coding sequence ATGGACATCCTCATGCTGCACCAGAACTTCCCCGGCCAGTTCCGGCGCCTGGCCGGCAGGCTGGCCGCCATCGGCCACCGGGTGCGGGCCATGGGGGAGCGCCATGCGCCCGGCCTGCCGGGCATCCCCATGACACGCTACGAAATCCGAAAAGAGCCCAAGGCCGGGCACAGGTACCTGAACACCGTCACCGCCGCGGCCATACGGGGCGAAGCCGTGGCCAAGGGGCTCGTGCAGCTGGCGAAACAGGGATATCGGCCGGATGTGGTGCTGGCGCATCCCGGCTGGGGCGAGGCGCTGTACGTCAAGGACGCCCTGCCGCAGGCGCGCCTGGTGTCGCTGTTCGAGTTCTATTATCGGGCGCAGGGGGCGGACGTGGGCTTTGAGCCGGGTGCGGCGGTGGGCCTGGACACGCTGGCCACGCTCACTTCGCGCAATCTGCTGCACCTGATGAACCTGGAGCGCTGCGATGCGGGGGTTTCGCCCACACACTGGCAGAAATCGCTGCACCCTGCCCGCTACCACGACAAAATCAGCGTGGTGCACGAGGGCATAGACACGGCGGCCATGTCGCCGGAGCCCGCCGCCCGGCTGACCCTGCGCGACGGCCGCGTGCTGAAGGTCGGCGACCCTGTGGTGACGTACGTGGCCAGGCACCTGGAGCCGTATCGCGGCTTCCACGTGTTCCTGCGCGCCCTGCCGGAAATCCAGCGGAGAAATCCGCAGGCGCTGACCGTCGTCGTGGGCGGCGACAACGTGAGCTACGGCAGGAAGCCCGAAGGCGCGGCCAACTGGCGCGAAAAGCTCCTGTCCGAGGTGGGCGACCGGCTGGACATGACGCGCGTAGTCTTCACGGGCCAGCTGCCCTATGCGGCATATCGCGCGCTGTTGCGCGTGTCCGCCGCGCATGTGTACCTCACCTACCCCTTCGTGCTGTCCTGGTCGGCCCTGGAGGCCATGAGCTGCGGCTGCCTGCTGGTGGCCTCGAACACGCCACCGGTGGCCGAAGTGATGCGCCACGGGGACAACGCCCTGCTCTTCGACTTCTTCGATCAGCAAGGCCTGGTGGAACGGGTCAGCGAAGCCCTGGAGAGGCCCGGGGAACTCGCCCCCCTGCGCACGGCCGCCCGACGCGCCATCCGTAACGGCTATGGCGTGGAACGCGGGCTTGCCGGATACATGGCGCTGCTCGGCGCTTCCCAGCCGCCCACAACGTCGCCGAAGCCCTGA
- the fliN gene encoding flagellar motor switch protein FliN gives MADDKDQDKLAEEWANALLEQEPPAEGAADAEPKSSDEALADEWAKALATQEADEVQKDKEQTFLRTQTHEPQFPDMTAEHKAQRQNPGTKRDLDFILDIPLEVSAELGRTRLLINELLQLGQGSVVELNKLAGEPMEIFVNGKLVARGEAVVINEKFGIRLTDIISPIERVKQLA, from the coding sequence ATGGCGGACGACAAGGACCAGGACAAGCTCGCCGAGGAGTGGGCCAACGCGCTGCTTGAGCAGGAACCCCCGGCCGAAGGCGCGGCGGACGCCGAGCCCAAGAGCTCCGACGAGGCGCTGGCCGACGAATGGGCAAAGGCCCTCGCCACGCAGGAGGCCGACGAAGTCCAGAAGGACAAGGAGCAGACCTTCCTGCGGACCCAGACCCATGAGCCGCAGTTTCCGGACATGACCGCCGAGCACAAGGCCCAGCGTCAGAATCCCGGCACCAAGCGCGACCTGGACTTCATCCTCGACATCCCCCTTGAGGTTTCCGCCGAGCTTGGGCGCACGCGCCTGCTCATCAACGAGCTGCTACAGCTGGGCCAGGGCTCGGTGGTGGAGCTGAACAAGCTGGCCGGCGAGCCCATGGAGATATTCGTCAACGGCAAGCTGGTGGCGCGTGGCGAGGCTGTGGTCATCAACGAGAAATTCGGCATCCGGCTGACGGACATCATCAGCCCCATAGAGAGGGTGAAGCAGCTTGCCTGA
- the fliO gene encoding flagellar biosynthetic protein FliO has product MPDQLFFDIVKMVVALACIVGLIYGVVYVLKRLLPGAGAAGGERLGIQVLTQLNVGSRQRIAVIRVQDRTLVVGVTEGSINTLAELTPPDAAAKKEADDPKIFSELLSWPKDGAGRGAQQPGAASAPVRAGESDADALRFDGIFDEHPRTATAGRDQRKRDSAGEPDQDDGPPLFPPGKRPLR; this is encoded by the coding sequence TTGCCTGATCAGCTGTTTTTTGACATCGTGAAGATGGTTGTGGCGCTCGCGTGCATCGTGGGCCTCATCTACGGTGTTGTGTACGTGCTCAAGCGTCTGCTCCCGGGCGCGGGGGCCGCAGGCGGCGAGCGGCTGGGCATACAGGTGCTCACGCAGCTCAATGTCGGGTCCAGGCAGCGCATCGCGGTCATTCGCGTCCAGGACAGGACCCTTGTGGTGGGTGTTACCGAAGGCTCCATCAACACCCTTGCCGAGTTGACCCCGCCCGACGCCGCGGCCAAGAAGGAAGCCGATGATCCCAAAATCTTTTCTGAGCTGCTCTCCTGGCCAAAGGACGGCGCTGGACGCGGCGCGCAGCAGCCTGGAGCTGCGTCCGCCCCTGTCCGGGCCGGCGAGTCAGATGCGGACGCCTTGCGTTTTGACGGGATTTTTGACGAGCATCCGCGCACGGCTACCGCAGGCCGCGACCAGCGGAAGCGTGACAGCGCGGGCGAACCTGACCAAGACGACGGGCCGCCCCTCTTCCCCCCTGGGAAACGCCCTTTGCGCTAG
- a CDS encoding flagellar basal body-associated FliL family protein — MAKKAEKAPTEEVALDDDAPKKSKKKLILIILSVVLLGVLGAGGFFGYKWWMGRPAAQADNATEQKTEDGHDAKAAEGGEGGAKEEGAAGGHSGGELVSIPPLLVNLAEPQGRRYLKLALDIEVKDKLAADELNKNMSKVKDSLLLLLSSKTYDDLSTLESKILLKKEIVERLTLVMGEQKVLRVYITEIVIQ, encoded by the coding sequence GTGGCGAAGAAGGCAGAAAAGGCTCCGACGGAAGAAGTCGCTCTTGACGACGATGCCCCGAAGAAATCCAAGAAGAAGCTGATCCTCATCATTCTGAGCGTGGTGCTGCTTGGCGTCCTGGGCGCTGGCGGCTTTTTCGGCTACAAGTGGTGGATGGGCAGGCCCGCCGCCCAGGCGGACAACGCCACCGAGCAGAAGACCGAGGACGGGCACGACGCCAAAGCCGCAGAGGGCGGCGAGGGCGGCGCCAAGGAGGAAGGCGCGGCAGGCGGCCATTCCGGCGGCGAGCTGGTGAGCATTCCGCCCCTGCTGGTGAACCTGGCGGAGCCGCAAGGCCGCCGCTACCTCAAGCTTGCGCTGGATATCGAGGTGAAGGACAAGCTGGCTGCGGACGAGTTGAACAAGAACATGTCCAAGGTCAAGGACTCCCTGCTGTTGCTGCTTTCCAGCAAAACCTACGACGATCTTTCCACCCTTGAGAGCAAGATCCTGCTCAAGAAGGAGATCGTGGAGCGGTTGACGCTGGTCATGGGCGAGCAGAAGGTCTTGCGGGTCTACATCACCGAAATCGTCATCCAGTAG